From the genome of Saccharicrinis carchari, one region includes:
- a CDS encoding FKBP-type peptidyl-prolyl cis-trans isomerase — protein MQIKNLILALVAVSVMAVSCTQGPSVKKITLKNETDSISYALGYLNAAGMLQQFQGPFDTINTAALAAAYADAGFSDQMKEGLSQSFDSIDYNTMKIGFINTLLNEKDAAFDQQTANTFLQAAYQAAQDRKNMMPGMPAFDNKKAGDEFLSQNADKEGVVTTASGLQYEVLKEGKGPKPTAEDKVKVHYHGTLLDGTVFDSSTDRGEPATFGVTQVIPGWTEALQLMPVGSKYKLYIPGDLAYGTRGQGQIGPMQLLVFEVELLDIEK, from the coding sequence ATGCAAATTAAAAATCTAATTTTAGCGCTTGTAGCTGTTTCGGTAATGGCCGTTTCGTGTACGCAAGGCCCAAGTGTAAAAAAAATTACACTGAAAAATGAAACCGATAGTATTAGTTACGCTCTGGGATACTTAAATGCTGCCGGTATGTTGCAACAGTTCCAGGGACCGTTCGACACCATTAACACTGCGGCACTGGCCGCTGCTTATGCTGATGCCGGATTTTCGGACCAAATGAAAGAAGGTTTGTCGCAAAGCTTTGACAGCATCGACTACAATACGATGAAAATCGGTTTTATCAACACCCTGTTGAATGAAAAAGATGCTGCCTTTGATCAGCAAACGGCTAACACATTTTTACAAGCTGCTTATCAGGCCGCTCAGGATCGTAAAAATATGATGCCCGGTATGCCTGCTTTCGACAATAAAAAAGCCGGTGATGAGTTTCTATCCCAAAACGCGGATAAAGAAGGTGTGGTTACTACCGCCAGCGGCTTACAATACGAGGTATTGAAAGAAGGTAAGGGGCCCAAGCCAACAGCCGAGGATAAGGTAAAAGTACATTATCATGGAACCTTGTTAGATGGTACTGTGTTTGACAGTTCAACAGATAGGGGAGAACCTGCCACTTTTGGTGTAACCCAGGTAATACCCGGCTGGACCGAAGCATTACAGCTAATGCCGGTTGGTTCAAAATACAAGCTGTACATTCCCGGCGATTTAGCCTACGGTACCAGGGGGCAGGGGCAAATAGGACCCATGCAGCTTTTGGTATTTGAGGTAGAACTACTGGATATTGAAAAATAG
- a CDS encoding sigma-54-dependent transcriptional regulator, producing the protein MAKILVIDDQKSIRNTLKDILEYEKHEVALAEDGEMGVKLFDKDKFDLVLCDIKMPNMDGMEVLEAIMAKSHDTPVVMISGHGNIDTAVEAIKKGAYDFIEKPLDLNRLLVTIRNAWERKDLVTETKVLKRKVSKTYEMIGESPAITLVKDMIDKVAPTDARVLITGDNGTGKELVARWLHEKSNRADQPFIEVNCAAIPSELIESELFGHEKGAFTSAHKQRKGKFEQANGGTIFLDEIGDMSLNAQAKVLRALQENIISRVGSDKDIKINVRVLAATNKNLKEEIQKNTFREDLYHRLSVILIHVPALNDRIEDIPLLAKHFNKVICSEHGIAEKQIDESAIKQLQNINWTGNIREFRNVIERLIILSADSISADEVKLYAMHQG; encoded by the coding sequence ATGGCAAAAATATTGGTTATCGACGATCAAAAAAGTATTCGCAACACGTTAAAGGATATTCTGGAATACGAAAAACATGAAGTGGCGCTGGCCGAAGATGGCGAAATGGGCGTTAAATTATTCGATAAGGATAAATTTGATTTAGTGCTGTGCGACATAAAGATGCCCAACATGGATGGAATGGAGGTGCTGGAAGCTATAATGGCAAAAAGCCACGATACACCTGTGGTAATGATATCCGGACATGGCAACATTGATACTGCGGTGGAAGCCATTAAAAAGGGCGCCTATGATTTTATTGAGAAACCGCTGGACTTGAACCGGCTATTGGTAACCATTCGGAATGCCTGGGAACGTAAAGATTTGGTGACAGAAACCAAAGTGCTGAAAAGAAAGGTGAGCAAAACCTATGAAATGATTGGTGAATCGCCCGCCATAACTCTGGTTAAGGACATGATAGATAAGGTAGCACCTACCGATGCAAGGGTGCTTATTACCGGCGACAACGGAACGGGAAAGGAGCTGGTGGCACGCTGGCTACACGAAAAAAGTAACCGTGCCGATCAGCCTTTTATTGAGGTCAATTGTGCTGCCATACCGTCCGAACTTATCGAGAGTGAACTTTTTGGCCACGAGAAGGGAGCCTTTACTTCGGCGCACAAGCAACGCAAAGGTAAGTTTGAACAAGCTAATGGAGGTACCATCTTTTTAGATGAGATAGGGGATATGAGCCTTAATGCACAAGCTAAAGTTCTGCGGGCGCTACAAGAAAACATCATTAGTCGAGTGGGTAGCGATAAGGATATTAAAATAAATGTTCGTGTTTTGGCCGCTACCAATAAAAACCTGAAGGAAGAGATACAAAAGAATACCTTTCGAGAGGATTTGTATCATCGCTTGAGCGTAATTTTGATACATGTTCCGGCATTGAACGATCGTATAGAGGATATACCCCTGCTGGCCAAACACTTTAATAAAGTAATCTGTAGCGAGCATGGTATTGCCGAAAAACAAATTGACGAATCGGCCATTAAGCAATTGCAAAATATTAATTGGACGGGTAATATACGTGAATTTCGCAACGTGATTGAGCGGCTGATTATCCTAAGTGCTGATAGTATTTCCGCCGATGAGGTGAAGCTGTATGCGATGCATCAAGGGTGA
- a CDS encoding ABC transporter permease, whose product MNKIALIIQREYWTRVKKKSFIIMTFLSPIIFAAMMVVPAWLASQEDTKEKVIAVDDVSGRYAPALQNTSYIRYQAIEDVDKRNSRQQLTKEFDALLVINTDLLQNEPAVQLYSDGQITMDITDNIKSNLNRHLRQLKLESYNIEGLDSKIKEINNLRVSIKTIRLDEDGTEKQSSAEFAMVIGIISAFLIYIIMIMYGTQVMRGVIEEKTSRIVEVMISSVKPFQLMMGKILGIGMVALTQFFLWIILTVGVVAAVQTVFFSTSEKVQITQSMEVANQTQADEEVDAREAKAQTTEAGINKVISMLKDANLLLILGMFVFYFIGGYLIYSALFAAIGSAIDNETETQQFIMPVMIPLILSIYVAMAVMRNPHGDIAFWFSMVPLTSPIVMMSRIPFDVPLWELLLSMLVLVASFILFTWFAARVYRTGILMYGKKVSYKEIWKWFIQAGN is encoded by the coding sequence ATGAACAAAATTGCATTGATTATCCAGCGGGAATATTGGACCCGTGTAAAGAAGAAAAGTTTTATTATCATGACTTTTTTGAGTCCGATAATATTTGCAGCTATGATGGTTGTTCCGGCTTGGCTGGCGTCACAGGAGGACACCAAAGAAAAAGTAATTGCCGTTGACGATGTATCGGGAAGGTATGCCCCGGCACTTCAAAACACCTCATACATTCGCTATCAAGCTATTGAGGATGTCGACAAAAGAAATAGCAGGCAACAGCTAACAAAAGAGTTTGATGCACTTTTGGTTATCAATACGGATTTGTTACAAAATGAGCCTGCTGTTCAGTTATACTCCGATGGGCAAATAACCATGGATATAACCGATAATATTAAAAGCAACCTCAACCGCCATCTACGGCAACTGAAATTAGAAAGCTACAATATTGAAGGGCTGGATAGCAAGATAAAAGAAATAAATAACCTACGGGTTAGTATTAAAACCATTCGCCTGGATGAGGATGGAACCGAAAAGCAGAGTAGTGCTGAGTTTGCTATGGTTATCGGAATAATATCTGCCTTTCTTATTTATATTATCATGATAATGTATGGCACCCAGGTTATGCGGGGTGTGATAGAGGAAAAAACAAGCCGTATTGTTGAGGTGATGATTTCGTCGGTTAAACCGTTCCAACTAATGATGGGAAAAATATTAGGTATTGGTATGGTAGCACTGACCCAGTTTTTTTTATGGATAATACTTACCGTTGGCGTGGTGGCTGCTGTTCAAACTGTGTTTTTTAGCACCAGCGAAAAAGTACAGATAACACAAAGCATGGAGGTTGCTAACCAAACGCAAGCAGATGAGGAGGTTGATGCCCGGGAAGCAAAGGCGCAAACTACGGAAGCCGGTATCAATAAAGTAATCAGCATGTTAAAAGATGCTAATCTGCTCTTGATATTGGGCATGTTTGTATTTTATTTTATCGGAGGATATTTGATATATTCGGCTCTTTTTGCCGCCATAGGCTCGGCCATCGACAACGAAACAGAAACCCAGCAGTTTATAATGCCGGTGATGATACCTTTGATTCTATCGATATACGTGGCTATGGCTGTAATGCGAAATCCTCATGGAGATATTGCCTTTTGGTTTTCTATGGTTCCACTCACTTCGCCCATTGTAATGATGTCCAGAATACCCTTTGATGTACCGCTATGGGAATTATTGTTGTCGATGTTGGTTTTGGTGGCTTCCTTTATATTGTTCACCTGGTTTGCTGCAAGGGTATATCGTACAGGAATTTTGATGTATGGTAAAAAAGTGAGTTACAAAGAAATTTGGAAATGGTTTATACAAGCCGGAAACTAA
- a CDS encoding peptidylprolyl isomerase, with amino-acid sequence MTKAEIHSDKGVMKVELYEKETPKTVENFVKLSKEGFYNGLAFHRVIPDFVIQGGCPLSKDMSNARVGTGGPGYQIDCETDADKQYHDRGVLSMAHAGRNTGGSQFFVCHSRTNTAHLDGNHTCFGKVYEGLDVIDAIEVGDEIQRIEIIEE; translated from the coding sequence ATGACAAAAGCAGAAATACATAGCGACAAGGGTGTTATGAAGGTAGAATTATACGAAAAAGAAACACCGAAAACAGTAGAGAATTTTGTAAAACTCTCGAAAGAAGGCTTTTATAATGGATTGGCTTTTCATCGTGTTATCCCTGATTTTGTGATTCAAGGGGGTTGCCCCCTTTCAAAAGATATGAGCAATGCAAGAGTAGGTACCGGTGGACCGGGCTATCAGATTGATTGCGAAACCGACGCCGACAAGCAGTATCACGATAGGGGGGTGCTTTCAATGGCTCATGCGGGAAGAAATACCGGAGGCTCGCAGTTTTTTGTGTGCCATAGCCGTACTAATACTGCCCACCTGGACGGCAATCACACGTGCTTTGGAAAAGTATACGAAGGATTGGACGTGATAGATGCCATTGAAGTAGGCGACGAGATACAGCGTATAGAAATTATAGAAGAATAA
- a CDS encoding DUF3127 domain-containing protein, whose amino-acid sequence MNFELTGSLIVKDEEQAITASFKKREFVIEVANERNSDWNDYIKFQLTQDRCAQLDPFNLGEAVKVSFNVRGRKWEKDGKVNYFSNLEAWRLEKVQPTADPGTPPPPYTEAEVPPAGENEDLPF is encoded by the coding sequence ATGAATTTTGAATTAACAGGAAGCTTAATAGTAAAGGATGAGGAACAAGCAATTACCGCATCCTTTAAAAAGAGAGAATTTGTAATAGAGGTAGCCAACGAGCGTAACTCCGACTGGAATGATTATATCAAGTTTCAGTTAACCCAGGATCGTTGCGCACAGTTAGATCCCTTCAACTTGGGCGAAGCAGTTAAAGTTAGCTTTAATGTGCGGGGTCGTAAATGGGAAAAGGACGGAAAAGTAAATTACTTTTCTAATCTGGAGGCCTGGCGATTGGAGAAAGTACAGCCCACCGCAGACCCGGGTACTCCACCACCACCTTATACTGAAGCTGAAGTGCCACCAGCAGGTGAAAACGAAGATCTGCCATTTTAA
- a CDS encoding C40 family peptidase, translated as MEQGFEKPLNTYGTDANEVIKTAQEYLGVPHCMGGTTSKCMDCSGLLFTVFKKHGIVFPRSSEEQARFGVYISDRSQLKRGDLVFFVRSYKTSKYITHAGIYIGNNKFIHASSSQGVSITSLSNIWWSERFIFGTRVF; from the coding sequence ATGGAACAAGGATTTGAAAAACCGCTCAATACTTATGGTACCGATGCCAATGAAGTAATAAAAACAGCACAAGAGTATCTCGGGGTCCCTCATTGTATGGGGGGCACCACCTCAAAATGCATGGATTGTTCAGGATTGCTGTTCACTGTTTTTAAAAAACATGGCATTGTATTTCCGCGAAGCTCCGAAGAGCAAGCCCGATTTGGGGTGTATATTTCGGATCGTAGCCAACTGAAACGGGGTGATTTGGTGTTTTTTGTACGTTCCTATAAAACAAGCAAGTATATTACGCATGCTGGTATTTATATTGGCAACAATAAATTTATTCATGCTTCTTCATCACAGGGGGTCAGCATTACTTCACTTAGCAATATATGGTGGAGCGAACGGTTTATTTTTGGTACAAGGGTGTTTTGA
- a CDS encoding ABC transporter ATP-binding protein, whose product MNLLEATGVVKKFAHHLALDHLDVQIPENQIFGLLGPNGAGKTTFIRIINHITMPDKGEIFFNGVPLKSEHIYNIGYLPEERGLYKKMKVGEQALYLARLKGMSKQDAYKKLKYWFEKFEIGAWWDKKVEELSKGMQQKVQFIVTVLHEPKLLIFDEPFSGFDPINAGILKTEILELKKNGATIIFSTHNMSSVEELCDNICLINKSKSILKGNIDEVKQAFKNNEVMIEFVGDDALFKEKLNGGYQIQSLKKSHGGYSAIIKMNESDHSNQLISELLPFFKIRSFQEILPGMDEVFIKAVEKSNTDQLAR is encoded by the coding sequence ATGAATTTATTGGAAGCCACTGGGGTGGTGAAAAAATTTGCCCATCATCTCGCATTGGATCATCTGGACGTGCAAATTCCGGAGAATCAGATATTTGGATTGCTGGGACCCAACGGTGCCGGTAAAACTACATTTATCCGTATCATCAACCACATTACCATGCCCGATAAAGGCGAGATTTTCTTTAATGGAGTCCCCTTAAAATCGGAGCATATTTATAATATAGGGTACTTGCCCGAAGAGCGTGGATTATACAAGAAAATGAAGGTAGGGGAGCAGGCCCTCTACCTGGCTCGTTTAAAAGGTATGAGCAAACAAGATGCTTATAAAAAATTAAAATATTGGTTTGAGAAATTTGAGATAGGTGCCTGGTGGGATAAAAAGGTAGAAGAGCTATCTAAGGGCATGCAGCAAAAGGTACAGTTTATCGTTACAGTTTTGCACGAGCCCAAACTGCTTATTTTTGATGAGCCTTTTAGCGGTTTCGACCCCATTAATGCCGGTATCCTTAAAACGGAAATTTTGGAGTTAAAGAAAAATGGAGCTACCATTATTTTTTCTACCCATAACATGAGTTCGGTTGAAGAACTTTGCGACAATATTTGCCTTATCAACAAATCAAAAAGTATATTAAAGGGGAATATTGACGAGGTAAAACAAGCATTTAAAAATAACGAAGTGATGATAGAGTTCGTTGGCGACGATGCACTCTTTAAAGAAAAACTAAACGGTGGCTATCAAATACAATCGCTAAAGAAAAGCCACGGCGGCTATAGTGCCATCATAAAAATGAACGAAAGCGACCATAGCAATCAACTCATATCTGAATTGTTACCGTTTTTTAAAATTCGTTCGTTTCAGGAAATATTGCCTGGCATGGACGAGGTTTTTATCAAGGCCGTTGAAAAATCAAACACAGACCAATTAGCCCGTTAA
- a CDS encoding Ppx/GppA phosphatase family protein: protein MHIAIIDLGTNTFNLLIVRVNRDNDYTILFENKHPTKLGKGGINKNTITPEAFERGFVALQTHLDTIKKFDVDRIHCFATSAIRSSSNGKEFVAAVKDKFGLDIMVIQGAQEAELIYDGVKQVFPIGAENVLIMDIGGGSTEFIIANVKGVQWKQSFELGVARIFDQVNPSAPMQSKQVEQVNTMILDSLEPLFYQLKQQPIGALVGSSGSFDIIAAMVAAHVHPHLTMSKLTSYKIMKTDFEALNATFLNTTIEERLKLEAMDVDRVEVIVLASVFIKFMVNHLGLNHFYQCNYALKEGAIYQILNNKLKVSR from the coding sequence ATGCATATTGCTATAATAGACCTGGGAACCAATACGTTTAATTTGCTGATTGTAAGGGTTAATCGGGATAATGACTATACCATCCTGTTTGAAAATAAGCATCCTACTAAGTTAGGGAAGGGGGGCATCAATAAAAATACCATTACGCCCGAGGCTTTCGAACGGGGTTTTGTGGCTTTGCAAACGCATTTGGATACCATAAAAAAATTCGATGTAGATCGTATTCATTGCTTTGCCACCTCGGCTATTCGCTCATCCAGCAACGGAAAGGAGTTTGTGGCGGCAGTAAAAGATAAATTTGGACTGGATATCATGGTTATCCAGGGGGCACAGGAAGCGGAATTAATTTACGACGGTGTAAAACAGGTGTTTCCCATAGGAGCGGAAAACGTGTTGATAATGGATATCGGTGGCGGAAGTACCGAGTTTATCATTGCCAACGTTAAAGGGGTACAATGGAAGCAAAGTTTTGAACTTGGTGTGGCGCGCATATTTGATCAGGTAAACCCGTCTGCGCCCATGCAAAGCAAACAGGTGGAGCAAGTGAATACAATGATTTTAGATAGCCTGGAGCCTTTATTTTATCAACTCAAACAACAACCCATAGGTGCATTGGTAGGCTCATCCGGCTCCTTTGATATTATTGCAGCTATGGTGGCAGCGCATGTGCATCCGCATTTAACCATGAGTAAGCTAACCAGCTATAAGATAATGAAAACAGATTTTGAAGCGCTCAATGCTACTTTTTTAAATACCACCATCGAGGAGCGTTTAAAGCTCGAGGCGATGGATGTGGATAGGGTAGAGGTTATTGTTTTGGCATCTGTTTTTATTAAGTTTATGGTAAATCATTTAGGGTTAAATCATTTTTATCAATGCAATTACGCCTTAAAAGAAGGGGCTATTTATCAGATATTGAATAATAAATTAAAGGTAAGTAGATAA
- a CDS encoding FKBP-type peptidyl-prolyl cis-trans isomerase — protein sequence MEKLSYSLGMSIASNLQKSGVTQLDQQAFARGVKHQLEATQTEITPQEANEIINGFFTELQSKQFEANIKAGQEFLAENAKRKEVETLDSGLQYEVITSGSGEKPSAQSNVKCHYHGTLLNGKVFDSSVQRGEPAVFPVNGVIAGWVEALQLMSVGSKWKLFVPANLAYGEQGAGQDIAPHSTLIFEVELLEIV from the coding sequence ATGGAAAAGTTAAGTTATTCGTTGGGAATGAGCATTGCTAGCAATCTGCAAAAATCAGGGGTTACCCAATTAGATCAGCAAGCATTTGCACGAGGGGTAAAACACCAGCTGGAAGCAACACAAACGGAAATTACGCCCCAGGAGGCCAATGAAATTATCAATGGTTTTTTTACAGAATTGCAAAGCAAGCAGTTTGAGGCAAACATAAAAGCCGGTCAGGAGTTTCTAGCTGAAAACGCAAAACGTAAAGAGGTTGAAACCTTAGACAGTGGCCTGCAATATGAGGTAATCACTTCGGGTTCGGGCGAAAAGCCAAGTGCCCAAAGCAACGTTAAATGTCATTACCACGGTACGCTGCTCAATGGTAAAGTATTCGACAGCTCGGTACAGCGTGGCGAACCAGCCGTTTTCCCGGTGAATGGCGTTATTGCCGGATGGGTTGAGGCATTGCAACTAATGTCCGTAGGATCAAAATGGAAGCTTTTTGTGCCTGCCAACTTGGCCTATGGCGAGCAGGGTGCAGGTCAGGATATTGCTCCGCACAGTACCCTTATATTTGAAGTGGAATTATTAGAAATTGTATAA